The DNA window GGGATCGGCGACTCCGAGGCACCCATGGCCGGCAGGACCAGCTCGAAGTGCATGGAGTACTCGTTGGCGAACCACGACGTGAGGATGTTCTGGTCCTGGTTGAAGTGGTTGAGCTTGCCCTGCACGCAGACGACGTTGTCGGGCACGTGGTCGAAGGCGATCAGCGCCTTCTTGAGCTGGTCGGGGTCGGGGCGGTCCTCGGCGTCGAAGATGACGGTGAAGGTGCCGGTCGCGAGCTGCAGCCCGTAGTTGCAGGCCTTCGGCTTGGTCTTCGGCTGGCTGTCGGGCACCACCACGAGGTGGAAGTGCGGCGGGAGCGCGAGCTCCTTGATCTTGGCGATCGTCTCGTCGTCGTCCTCCTCGCAGAGGAGCTTGACGTCGAGCCGCGTGCGCGGGTAGTCGAGCGCGTTGATGTCGCGCACCAGGCGCGGCACGATCCCGGCCTCCTTGTAGAGCGGCACGAGGATCGTGTAGACGGGCAGGGTCCGCTCGTCGAGAGCAGCGATCTCCTCGTCGGTGACGTCGGTCTCGAGGTGCGTGCCGAGGGCCCGCAGCGTGAGTCGGAACTTGTAGACCGACACGAAGAAGTAGACGAAGCTGCAGACGCCGACGATCCCGATCGCGGTGGTGGTCGGCCAGATCACCGCGGCGACGACCAGGAGCACGGCCGCGGTCACGAAGAAGGCCTTCTGGACCGACGAGAACACCACGTGGGCCGACTGCTCGGGGAAGTTGTCCATGAGGAACTGCGTCGAGGTGTCGGAGTAGTGGCTGCTGTGGACCCGCTGGAGCAGCTGGTCGAGGTCGGTGCGGTTGGCGAGGAGCTGGCGGAAGGGCTGACCGAGCGCCGCCTCGACCTGGACGGCGTCGTCGGTCGACAGCGGCCGGGCGACCGCGAGGAAGACCTCGCCGTCGCTCTCGGCGACCGGGACGACCTGCAGGGTGCGGGCCAGCCGCTCGGGGAGCCGGCGCGACAGGTCGTAGTCGGGCTCGAAGTCGGCCAGGCCGACTCGCTGCAGCTGGTGCATCTCGGACAGGGCCGCGACGAGCACGTCCTCGGAGATCGACTCGTGCGACACCAGGATGTCGCCCAGCGGGTCGCCGGTGCGGGAGTGCTCGAGCATCGCGCGCTGCAGCTGCTCGGGGGTGACCAGGCCGCTGCGGGTCAGCATCTGGGCCATCTGCATGCGGCTGCGACGGGCCTCGGGCGACTCGACCTCGGCCTCGACGGGCGGGTAGGCCTCGTCGATGACCTCGTTGATCTCGTTGACCGTGTGGCGCACCAGGATGACCGGCCGGTCGAGGCGCTC is part of the Nocardioides plantarum genome and encodes:
- a CDS encoding glycosyltransferase gives rise to the protein MTTTITRSLPRLSDGIEADLQHAIPEGICRTFRVMPYVVHEGHVLVAAADADDSITEHVVSERLDRPVILVRHTVNEINEVIDEAYPPVEAEVESPEARRSRMQMAQMLTRSGLVTPEQLQRAMLEHSRTGDPLGDILVSHESISEDVLVAALSEMHQLQRVGLADFEPDYDLSRRLPERLARTLQVVPVAESDGEVFLAVARPLSTDDAVQVEAALGQPFRQLLANRTDLDQLLQRVHSSHYSDTSTQFLMDNFPEQSAHVVFSSVQKAFFVTAAVLLVVAAVIWPTTTAIGIVGVCSFVYFFVSVYKFRLTLRALGTHLETDVTDEEIAALDERTLPVYTILVPLYKEAGIVPRLVRDINALDYPRTRLDVKLLCEEDDDETIAKIKELALPPHFHLVVVPDSQPKTKPKACNYGLQLATGTFTVIFDAEDRPDPDQLKKALIAFDHVPDNVVCVQGKLNHFNQDQNILTSWFANEYSMHFELVLPAMGASESPIPLGGTSNHFKTSILRELGAWDPFNVTEDADLGIRLHREGFRTAMIDSTTLEEANSKVGNWIRQRSRWNKGYFQTWLVHMRHPVQLFRQTGLRGFLSFNLTMGSAFVLLMNPIFWALTTIYVVCQWGFIEDIYPSLIFYAASLMLFVGNFIFIYLNVAGSLQRGEFGLTRTAMLSPLYWGLMSWAAWKGFIQLFTNPFYWEKTEHGLDEG